A window of Benincasa hispida cultivar B227 chromosome 9, ASM972705v1, whole genome shotgun sequence genomic DNA:
aaaatatgagtAAAAACGAGATAAAAATAgtctttataaattaattttcttatagaTCAAAACAGAAAAATAGAATGATTATTAAacattaaaaagttaaaaaaaaattgatgcaacttggggtaaattttgttttcttcgccttgtttttattatttaagaagtatttacaaacaaatttttatttgtaaaaaaaaaaaaaaaaaaaaaaacagaaaaaactttttcaaaatttgaatatcCTTGTATTAATCACTCAGAggtctcttttattttcttctcagTCGTTTTCTCTCTAAAGTTTTCTGAAGAATCTAAAACGGTGTTTTTCCcttatattttctttcttttttttttttctaaaattcctcattattttcatcttTAACCCAATATTTAAATTCTCAGCTAAATAGATGAGCTTAAagtatgatatttaatttttataatttaaacattaaatgtcaatttttatgattattttatagtggataagatataattattaaataaataatatacttTTTACAATGATAGAAAACATCATTATACATGTATCGATTATTCCAAAGTGATGATCTAACTTTGTTTGGTTATTATGGTGTTATAATGTCTTTATTGAAAGGtcccataaattttaaaattgagagATACAATGGGAGCTTACCTCAAATAATcttgaatccttattcatggaCAAAGgtgaaatttattttctaaatttttgtcgattggaaaattaaaaaaaaaaaaaaaaaaaaggaataattgTCTTGCTATTATAACTCTGtggaactaattttaaaatggtgACGTATGCTAGAAATCAAGTATAATATTTGTAGATTTGCCTGTGGGAACGGGATTTTCATATGGTAGGACTCCACAATCTCTTAAAACAGGAGATTTTAGTCAAGTTCATCACTCTATTCAGTTTTTTAAAAAggtaaatattaaatatcttatattaagATTTTAGGTATATATCTTTTTTGTGATAAAAGTTTTAACTAGTTTCATTTTGTAGTGGTTAATTCATCATCCAGAATTTATATCTAATCCATTTTATGTGGGTGGAGATTCATACTCTGGTATTATCATTCCGGTTATTGCACAAGAAATTTTAGAAGGTACAtataaatttgacttttttcattatatatagagaaattatttcaaatagtaaaatcgttgaaaatatttacatcaAAATTTAGATGTTGattttatcagtgtctatcatggatagttctaaaattttgttatatctcgtaaatatttcatttttctatatttaaaaacagtttatatatatatatagacataaATAATCAAGGGTTGGTTTCAAATATAATGAAATGAACCAATTAATTTACAactatagcaaaatttcaccgTCTATCTAcgatagaccgcgatagactactatttttGTCATCCGTGTCATGATAGACACAAATGATAGTCTATCACAGTCTATCGCTGATCAACTGTGACATTTTGCTattacttataaatattttcaacagttttatcatttaaaataattttccaataaTAATCTCAAAGTGAAAAAATTggctcttcttttttttttttttacagaaaatAAGCATGCTCCCCATGTAAATCTTCAGGTTTGCGATGGAAATTCTCTCTTATATTATAAGTTGCTTGCTCTTTAGAAATGGagtagttattttttttaatgttaggGATACATATTGGGAAATCCAGTCACGATTCGTAACACATATCAAAATTTTGCAATTCCTTTTGCTCATAGAATGACTCTTATTTCTGACGAATTATTTGAGgtaatacatatattttttaaaaaaaaatatgaagaaaatataacGAAAGAGACGATTTTTGACAATGAGTTTGGTAATTACAGTCATTGACCTCTAGTTGCAAGGGAGAATATATACATATTGATCCGAGCAATGTAGATTGTTTAAGACATTATAACACGTACCAAAAGGTATATGTAAtcacattttttaattataagataCTAAAATTGAAACAGATTTGTGATTATATGTCTTTTGTTCTTCATCCCTAGTGTGTTTCAAATATCCAAAAAGCAAGCATTTTGTTGCCAAAATGTTCATTTCATTctccaaagaaacaaaaagatgCATCCATTCGAAGATCTCTATACAATACCCCTAAAGTAGTGCTTCTTGATCCCGAGCCAGCACTTCCTTCTCTCGACTGTCCTGTAAATTCTTCTCTCCACAACCTATCTTAAAATCTCATTAACTCATCTTATTGATTGAAAGATATGTTTGGTATGTAGACCTATAAATTCCTACTTTCATATTATTGGGCGAACCACGATCAAGTTCGAAAAGCACTTCACATACGGAAggtaaatttttatttagttttcttAGATATCGACTGTGGGAAGATATATTGAATAATGgaatctattattattattttttagggaAGTATTGGAGAATGGACAAGATGTAGGGATGGGAAAGATTACAACTTTGATATTGAGAGTGCTTTTCCTTACCACGTGAACCTTAGTTCTAAAGGTTACAAGTCTTTAATCTATAGGTAACATGCAACACAGACTATGTTATAAAATggttatttacaaatattttgtattttaattacTAATTTTACTGACATGATGTATAGTGGGGATCATGATATGATTGTATCGCATTTGGACACTCAAACATGGATTAAGTCTTTAAATTATTCCATTGTTGAGGATTGGAGACCTTGGTTTATTGCGGATCAAGTAGCCGGGTAACCTTTTATTTGCACAATATCAAATATAGTTTGACTCTGATTTAATATGTGGTTTTATTTTTGAATAGATATACAAGAAGTTATGCAAATAAGATGACATTTGCCACCATAAAAGTAAGAAAATTGATgtcaaataattaactttaattttcttattatcTACATGTGATTGAGTGgtacattttttaatatttgtaggGTGGAGGGCACACAGCAGAATATACACAAAAAGAATGCAGTGTATTATTTAGTAGATGGATAACTGGAGAACCCttataaaaaaacattataattaaatgaaaccCCCATAGTTAAATAATTGATGCGAAGTAAAATTTGTAGTCATCGGATTGCCTCCCAAAGTAAATacgtttttaaaaaatattttgatgttTATAGCACTACTTGGTGAGAGATTTAAAATATAGAATTCATGGGTTTAAATTCTGTTGATGGATAATGTTGGAATGcctttaatttattatttggtGTTTCAAATAACCTAATACGGAGTCTAAGGACGGTGCACCCTGGTTGAGTTCATGAGTACGCCCCCAAAATCTAAGTTGAATTCgtatttaacatatttaattatttatgatgtATTTACGATTATGATTATAGAGTTTAGAGAAGTgcactataaacactctctaaTCATAGAGCTGTCATCATtctataataaaattattctcCCTCAACTTCATGGATGTTCCTAACACACTTTTAATGAACCACGTAAATCTATATGttcaatcttctctattcttttacatttttgtatattttttacttgttGATTCCGTAACAGATAATGTGTGTGGCTGCAGCCAAGAGACCATAGAATTTATGTGAGAAATCTCCCTAATTACTACATCCAAAGCATCTCTGTTTTCCAAAATAGATTTTCTCTATTCTTTTACGTTCTTTTCTACTGCCCATATAATTTCTCAAGCACTCGCAAACACACCATGTTCACCATCCcatctccatctccatctctCGTTTTCGGTTGCTTTTCGAACTTCTGTTACCGACTACTCATTGAACCCCTTTTCATCGTACAACAGAGCCTCTGGCATTCTCACATCACCCAAATTACAAAAGTTAAACCCATACCAGGTATTGGAATTGTTTCATGAGAGGCAATATACAAGATCCATAGGGTGGAACCAAACCACACACAAACTTATCTCATGGATTAGTATCTATATatatctctatatatatatctatatacatgaataataataataatggttgTCTAAATATGAGTGTCTATGAAAGTATacaaattgttgggattggtgtcctaaatctctctttattctcgtagtttgtaaatctctgtaaaaaaaatattattttatgtgcgtaaactcaatccaataaactaagatcctaggttatgttatataacttaaatatgtatgtaaagacatataggtgaatcatgtttgGATGATAACTTGAACAGTCCTGTAgaagatggataaggctgggtacatTATTCTGGTGACATAACGGATACGACcaactttgtagttgttacacgTATTGtgaagtactacaaatgatatgatctcgatcattcatgtggagacatgtgagcagaggtatcctatacgaagagtttgtataagaccgaaccacaaaatgaatagtatCTTTTTATAACACCTTTGCTGAAAGAgaattacatttcaccaagatgactataggtgacttgacttgaatcttgagttgtgaactcttgcctatgagggcggtcctttgatttgcatggatgagagtggccagattttgCAGACTTAATatacttaccattttggggattcgatTGATCGGGAACGCAAATACACAAGGAGGAATTCGCTCATTCCCTATTGTTAAGGTAAGTAGGGAAATcactcccttaagggatgagtCCAAGGCTTCaacaatgtggtgtcatacCCTCTCCTAacccgagaggggttcagttatagttatactataactaattgtttattagagggatcaatggtacttaagaagttagatgtaattacggggcaaaacgataattttgtcccaactgtacttatgagcaatttgtgaagagtcaacacactattgattgattatatctaatggaaatagaaatatatatatatatatatatatatagtgcgaagagtgcagttgtcggtcttcagtagaatgactgacagttaatgaaggttgattaacttaattaaagagtttaattaattaatcaaatatcattggagcttcaatctataggtccataaggtcctctcgttagctcaattaggattattgagaactgaattaattttgaattaatttgaattgttcaaattaattttgaattaatttgaattgttcaaattaattaaaacgaattaattatataagatataattaatataatgtatatgatacattaaaatataaagttttattgagagaaataaatatttgaatatgatcaaaatattaattaaatgaatataattcatataagatataattaatataatgtatatgatgtGTTATATAGTTTTAGTGGGagaaagaaatatttaaatatgattcaaatattaattatatgaattgattcgtataaaaactatagtttaaaattaatatgaatgtgattcatattaattctataggttatatgagagattaataaactatagattatattatatgtaatataatataaactatatgttatatgttatatgtgatataatgtataattttattaactttattatatattttatttaaatttcaaaattttatgtctctaatatttatttatttttaaataagtagGGACTTTCCCCCATTAATCTCTCACCTTCTTACGTGAAAAAGGTTCATGTTTTCACAGAGAGGGCAATTCATTTCTTCCTCCTACGTTTTCTCTCTGGGAAAACTTCTCTATGAAAACTCTCAatgtatttttctctctaaaactctacacttccttctcccaaaAAATTGATCCAAGAGCGAGCTCACAACTCCGCTAGGTTCTCAACCTTGAGATTAACGAGGAAGCCCTCATGGTGATGTTTGAATTGTTGCTGCATTTTCAAGGTGAGACTGAAGGAAGGATCGATACTGTTCGTGAGATCAGGAAAGGATTCATGAAGAACAATTTccttcaagggtaagtaaaaattttcttcatttcttgtCCTCTTTAGCATGCTGCgtattatttataaatgtttatcCTGTAAAAATACATGTCTTCTCTGTATTTTCTGTTtgacttcaaattgaaattaaaatcatacgACATCCACACGATTCCACTTAAGATTCAATCCATTCACAAATATTCTATGGGATGTAGATTGTCCAAGTCTAAAAATGTAATGACC
This region includes:
- the LOC120085382 gene encoding serine carboxypeptidase-like 13: MPTAVFRLSVLLVSVFQIISAAGSHWTVKFLPGFAGRLPFELETGYVGVGDLEEVQLFYYFVKSEGNPETDPLLFWLTGGPGCSALTALAFEVGPINFKIERYNGSLPQIILNPYSWTKKSSIIFVDLPVGTGFSYGRTPQSLKTGDFSQVHHSIQFFKKWLIHHPEFISNPFYVGGDSYSGIIIPVIAQEILEGTYKFDSPHVNLQGYILGNPVTIRNTYQNFAIPFAHRMTLISDELFESLTSSCKGEYIHIDPSNVDCLRHYNTYQKCVSNIQKASILLPKCSFHSPKKQKDASIRRSLYNTPKVVLLDPEPALPSLDCPTYKFLLSYYWANHDQVRKALHIRKGSIGEWTRCRDGKDYNFDIESAFPYHVNLSSKGYKSLIYSGDHDMIVSHLDTQTWIKSLNYSIVEDWRPWFIADQVAGYTRSYANKMTFATIKGGGHTAEYTQKECSVLFSRWITGEPL